A genomic region of Trichothermofontia sichuanensis B231 contains the following coding sequences:
- a CDS encoding low molecular weight protein-tyrosine-phosphatase, translated as MPKKLLFVCLGNICRSPAAENIMRHLVEQAGLSDAITCDSAGTSAYHVGSRPDARMRRAAMAYRLELVGQARQFERADFERFDLILAMDQANYEDILALDPQGHYHSKVRLMCDFCRHHRDREVPDPYYGGPDGFNYVLELLFDACEGLLSHLTQTDVNPIAHQSPQPTP; from the coding sequence ATGCCAAAAAAACTCCTGTTCGTTTGTTTAGGCAATATCTGTCGATCGCCGGCTGCCGAAAACATTATGCGCCACTTGGTTGAGCAAGCGGGGTTGAGTGATGCGATTACCTGTGACTCAGCCGGGACCTCGGCTTATCATGTGGGGAGTCGTCCGGATGCACGGATGCGTCGAGCAGCAATGGCCTACCGTTTAGAGTTAGTGGGGCAGGCACGTCAGTTTGAGCGGGCAGATTTTGAACGCTTTGATCTGATTCTGGCAATGGACCAGGCTAACTACGAGGATATCCTGGCGCTCGATCCTCAAGGACACTACCACTCCAAGGTCAGGCTAATGTGTGACTTTTGCCGCCATCATCGCGATCGCGAGGTTCCCGATCCCTACTATGGTGGCCCCGATGGGTTCAACTATGTCCTGGAATTGCTGTTTGATGCCTGCGAGGGGTTACTCAGCCACCTCACCCAGACTGATGTCAACCCGATCGCCCATCAGTCGCCGCAACCGACCCCCTAA